The following are encoded in a window of Candidatus Methylomirabilota bacterium genomic DNA:
- a CDS encoding TQO small subunit DoxD, giving the protein MVVAWPVAMLRIVFGLMYLDMALQKAPWVVSGGQRYGWLYGWIQQEIAHPTFSWYAAFLRSVVVPNFGFFGLLTFVTEIALGLGLLLGLLTRLAGLGGALWQVNIALGAFSVPGEWSWIWALLIVPQGVFAACGAGRALGVDALIRRRLAPWPDRGWVRLVRLAS; this is encoded by the coding sequence ATGGTCGTTGCGTGGCCGGTCGCGATGTTGAGGATCGTCTTCGGCCTCATGTATCTTGACATGGCGCTCCAGAAGGCGCCCTGGGTCGTCTCGGGCGGGCAGCGATACGGGTGGCTCTACGGGTGGATCCAGCAGGAGATCGCGCACCCGACCTTCAGCTGGTACGCGGCCTTCCTCAGAAGCGTCGTCGTGCCGAACTTCGGCTTCTTCGGGCTGTTGACGTTCGTCACGGAGATCGCCCTCGGCCTCGGGCTGCTGCTCGGGCTGCTCACGCGGCTCGCCGGCCTCGGCGGTGCGCTCTGGCAGGTGAACATCGCCCTCGGCGCGTTCAGCGTGCCGGGCGAGTGGTCCTGGATCTGGGCGCTCCTGATCGTGCCCCAGGGCGTGTTCGCGGCATGCGGTGCGGGCCGGGCGCTGGGCGTCGACGCCCTGATCCGTCGAAGGCTCGCGCCGTGGCCCGACCGCGGCTGGGTCCGCCTGGTCCGCCTCGCCAGCTGA